The genomic stretch AATTTCGTAGTTATGTGAAACGACGCGGGCGCCCGGTTTAAGCTCCTTTTCAAGCTTTGGCTTTACAACTTCGTTACCACGCTCCGTCAAGTATAGTGTTACAACATCCGCATCGGAAATATCGACATTCATGAAGTCGCCGTGGATCACCCGGACCTTATCTTCAAGTTTTAACTCACGAATCTTCTCAATAGTCTTCTTGACCAGATTTTCATTCAATTCGATACCGATCGCACGTGCACCGAAATCTTTCGCTGCCGTTATCAATATTCTACCATCGCCTGAGCCCAGATCATAGACCAACTCTCCAGCCTTTAACTCGGCCAACTTGAGCATTTCATAAACGACCTTTTCCGAGCTTGAAACGAACGGTGCGAGTGACAAGTTATCACCATTGCGACATAGCGGTGATCGAAGCTTAAATCCTTTACTTTCATCAATAACAATTTATCCCATCTATCCTAATGTATGGGCTACCTTCCGATACTGGATAACCCTTCTCCACATTTGGTCTTAATGAACATTCTTCACCTATCGCATCGATCCTTTGAATATCACTCACATGGCCTACAATTCTGAAGCCTCTAATGGGCTTTGTGATCTGCTTCTTTTCGATAAGATAAGCTATTTCAGGTACGATCTCTATCCTACCATTCGCAACATCACCTTCAGCCCTAACGATACCTTCTGCATAGACACCATGGCGAGTATCTTCGAATATTTCTTCACACCTCCAATCCGATGGCCGAATGAATACGTTGCTGATCATAGGTCTTGGTTTATGCGTAATACCATGAGCATTACCGGCCACATCCCCACACTT from Nitrososphaerales archaeon encodes the following:
- a CDS encoding class I SAM-dependent methyltransferase codes for the protein MSLAPFVSSSEKVVYEMLKLAELKAGELVYDLGSGDGRILITAAKDFGARAIGIELNENLVKKTIEKIRELKLEDKVRVIHGDFMNVDISDADVVTLYLTERGNEVVKPKLEKELKPGARVVSHNYEIRGWKPIRIKEVEWRRIYLYEVKK